Sequence from the Symbiopectobacterium purcellii genome:
GTATTAGCCGTGGCGACGTTCAAAATCGGCCATAAAGGCGGTCAGCGCCTGCACGCCTTCCAGCGGCATTGCGTTGTACAGTGACGCACGCATTCCGCCCACCACGCGGTGGCCTTTCAGCGCATGCAACCCCGCCGCTTTGGACTCTTCCAGGAACAGCTTATCCAGCGCGTCGTCACCGAGCAGGAACGGCACGTTCATGCGCGAGCGGTTGGCGGCCAGCACGTCGTTACGGTAGAAATCGCTGCTATCGATAGCGCCGTAGAGGTGATCCGCTTTCTCACGATTGCGTTTTTCCATCTCCACCAGGCCACCATGTTCTTTCAGCCATTTGAACACCATGCCAGAAAGGTACCAGGCAAAGGTCGGCGGTGTGTTGTACATAGAGTCATTATCCGCCAGGATTTTGTAATCCAGTACCGACGGCAGCACGCTGCGGGATTTACCCAGCAGGTCCTCGCGCACAATCACCAACGTCAGCCCTGCTGGGCCAATGTTTTTCTGCGCACCGGCATAAATCACGCCGAAACGGCTGACATCGATCGGACAGGACAGGATGCTGGAGGAGAAGTCAGCGACCACAACCTTGTCGCCAAAATCAGGGGTTTCCTCAATGGCCAGACCGTCGATGGTTTCATTCGGGCAGTAGTGCACAAAAGCCGCATCGTCAGACAGTGCCCAATCACGCATCGGTTTGGCCGCGCGCAGGCCGTCAATGCGGGTTTTCACGTCGATAACGTTCGGTTTGCAATATTTCTCCGCTTCGTTGATCGCACTGTGCGCCCAATAGCCGCCGTCGATATAGTCCGCTTTGGCGCTGTCACCCAGCAGGTTCAGCGGTACGGCAGCGAACTGCGCGCGGGCACCGCCTTGGCAAAACAGCACTTTGTAGTTGGAGGGGATCTTTAACAGATCGCGCAGATCCTGTTCGGCTTCCGCCGCCACCTGCATAAACTCTTTACTGCGGTGGCTGATTTCCATTACGGAGGTTCCCAGCCCACGCCAGTTACATAACTCTTGCTCGGCACGACGCAGCACTTCAACCGGCAGCATGGCTGGACCGGCGCTAAAATTGAAAACTTGTGTCATTTCCCCTCACCACGTATTTAGTACGACTATTTTTAACGTTTTGTCTGTTTTACAGCGATAATTATGATTCTTTGCAACAACCACGTTGGCTTTTTGCAGCCGCCATCATGGTTTTTTGCAGCAACCGTCATCATTTGTTTTTATCACTGGCTCCTTCTCGCTGCAATCCTTATTACGCTTTCCCGTATAAAACCCGCACGGCGACAGCGTGGAGTTGTCCATGAAAAATCCGTATGATGCACATCCCATAAAAGAGAAAAGTGACAATCATGAGCCAAACGTTCATCCCAGGCAAAGACGCCGCCCTGGAAGACTCCATCGCCCGTTTTCAACAGCAACTCCGTGACCTGGGGTTCAACATCGAAGAAGCCTCCTGGCTCAATCCGGTGCCTAACGTCTGGTCCGTGCATATTCGCGACAAAGATTGCCCACTGTGCTTTACCAACGGCAAAGGCGCCAGTAAGAAAGCCGCCCTGGCCTCAGCCTTAGGTGAATATTTTGAGCGTCTTTCCACCAACTACTTCTTTGCCGATTTCTATCTCGGCAAGTCAATCGCAAACGGCGATTTTGTACACTACCCGAACGAGCAGTGGTTCCCAATGCCGGATGATGACAGCCTGCCGCCAGGGATTCTGGATGATCACCTGCGCGCCTTTTACGATCCTGACAACGAATTGAGCGCCAGCATGTTGGTGGATTTGCAATCCGGCAACGATGAACGCGGCATCTGCGCCCTGCCGTTTACCCGTCAATCC
This genomic interval carries:
- the serC gene encoding 3-phosphoserine/phosphohydroxythreonine transaminase, producing MTQVFNFSAGPAMLPVEVLRRAEQELCNWRGLGTSVMEISHRSKEFMQVAAEAEQDLRDLLKIPSNYKVLFCQGGARAQFAAVPLNLLGDSAKADYIDGGYWAHSAINEAEKYCKPNVIDVKTRIDGLRAAKPMRDWALSDDAAFVHYCPNETIDGLAIEETPDFGDKVVVADFSSSILSCPIDVSRFGVIYAGAQKNIGPAGLTLVIVREDLLGKSRSVLPSVLDYKILADNDSMYNTPPTFAWYLSGMVFKWLKEHGGLVEMEKRNREKADHLYGAIDSSDFYRNDVLAANRSRMNVPFLLGDDALDKLFLEESKAAGLHALKGHRVVGGMRASLYNAMPLEGVQALTAFMADFERRHG